The Elaeis guineensis isolate ETL-2024a chromosome 3, EG11, whole genome shotgun sequence region gaGTATGGAAGATCtacctgtattttttttttttttttttttttgaggtaaactATGTAACATGAACCTTTGATCGTTAACTTGGGAGGTGTGACATTCCAAAACTTCTCTTTTATGCTTGAAACAATTGAGAATAGATATGAATTTGACATGTGTTGTCAGTACATTCAGGTATGAATTATCTTGTTAATAACATGCAAATTTTATAGGTAAATGTCCTACTATTATAGCCCTTTGAATTTGAAATATCTATGCTATTACTTTTCTCtaacctttttttctctttcttaaatgcAGGTAGAGACTCTTCTCTCGTCTTTGAAgtgtcctctcttctcctccatgCTTTCcactttcttttaatttttttgaagtaatTCTTCAcctcttttttatctaatttgttTGAATGCCGACACATCTTCGCACCATGAAAGTTTAATTCTGTTGGAGATTTGATGTCTAATATTGTTATTTTGGATGGATATAACTATAAAGATTCATAACCAAATTAAAGATTGTTGGCCCCTCTttattgaatttataattattattattatattttcatttctttatatatatatatattatttatttatttatttatttttatttattagtttGGACCTATCCAAATTCCCTCTCAAGTGCATTGCAAGAACTCATCTTTGGTACTATatacaatagaaaaaaaattcatcatgaaagttccttgatttttctctcttgacTATGCCTTGAAAATCAGTGGAAAAAAGAACTCCaacttttataaatatattattccACTACGTACATCTAGCCACATTTCTCTTCTAACCTGTGGccaaggaagagaaaaagaaagataatctTGTTTGCTAATAAAGAGaataatattattcaaaataaaaactatatttATCAATTAAAGTTGGCAACTAAGTCTTTCTTCCTATTTTTGGCTGATGTACCCAATCCTCttcttaaataaaatatatgttaCATTCTTCTAACATTCTTGATTAAACAGATCAAATTCGAGCTAATGTTTCCTCTTACAAACAACCAGACAATGTAATTACTAACTCTGTATCATAATGAAAGCTTCAGGCTCCAGTTCctaccaaaaaagaaagaaagaaacaaacaaTGCAATCAAAAAGCAAAAGTTCCAAAACATGCAGGCCCCACATCCTGCAACAaacaaattaataaaaaaaaaaagaagtaatgGAAAGCTGGCGGACCGTCTTGCCATAAACATCTCATTCTTATCTCAGCATCTAGCGTGGGAGCAGTCCGTCCGCCAGCTGCCATTCCGAACTAAAAAGTGGGCGTTAAGAGACTCCGCTCCGGGTCTTCGCACCCGCCACCCAACCCTATCATCCACCCCTGACGTCGGTGCCCCGGATCAAACGCGAACCCCGTTACCTTCACGCCGGTAAGCATAAGCCTCCCTTGACCACACGCCAGCAGATAGACGGCGACACGCGGAACTTTTTAAGAAAATATCTCACACAAATATCTACTACTGATACCGTAGGCGAAGTAACGGAGCTGACACGGCGGAGAACGCGaccccctcctcttctctctgTCAGCTTCGCACCAACGTCTCTCTCGACCGTAAGATATCGATTTTCTCCGCTGGCGGGCGCTTTGGCCTCCGTTAATTGAATGCTCCCGCTTATTCTCCGAATTTTGATTGGAATATCCTTCGATTCGGTTGTTCTCCGCCTTTGCCGTAGGCCTTCACCTTCTCGTCTCCCCTCCCTCCTCCCTCGACGTCGCAATTGGCCCAGTTGTCCGTTGGGAGAGAGCTCTCACGGATTCCAAGCGGTCGGTCGAGGAGGGATTCGGGGCTTGAGATTTGGATCGGCAATTCGGCATCGGTTCTTTCCTTTCTGTGGTTCTTGACGGGATTTTCTTGGCGGTTCGACATCGGGGAAGATTTATCTGATCTGAGTGTTTGTAAAGAATAAATATCGCATTTTGGCGAAATCTTGATGGTGTTTCTATCCCCGGTTTGGGTTTCTCCTTTCCTTTCATTTTCTCGATTCGGAGTTTTTGGGAGAAAATTGAGCTTTTCCGATCTGGTTGTCTCATAATTTCAAGGAAAGAAGCGATCTTGGTAGGTTTTTGAGGCTTTGATGCCGTTTTCTTTGGGGTGGGTTTGGTTATTTCACTGGGCGCTCTAATTTTTGTCGAGGGTTGCTTCTTGGGCGGTATCTTGTGATGCTGGAGGGCTTCTAGCGATTGGGTCGCGGTTTTATGATCTGGGACTCCTGGAAGGTGCGATTTTGGGGAAGATGTATGCAGTGGAGAAGCTGAGCAGCTACATCACCCGGGGTGTGTACACCGTCTCGGGGCCTTTCCACCCTTTCGGAGGAGCTGTGGACATAATTGTAGTTCAGCAGCAGGATGGGAGCTTCAAGACCTCGCCATGGTACGTTCGATTCGGGAAATTTCAAGGTGTGTTGAAGGCGAAGGAGAAAGTTGTCAGCATATCTGTCAATGGAGTGGAAGCTGGATTCCACATGTACTTGGATCATAAAGGTGAAGCCTATTTCCTCAGGGAGTTTGATGCCGGAGAAGGAGACTTAGTTGTGTCTCCCACATCCTCTGGAGACGAGACCGATGAGAAGATGCTTAATGGGCGGTTGAAGAGTATCCAGAGCTGTGATTTTGATGCTGCTCGGAGAGAGCCAATTAGCCAGATGGATGTGGGGAATAGAAAGATTGTCAAGCGAACAAGTTCAAGGCGCTCAACAATTTTTGGCCTTATGTTTGGACGGAAGTCTATGAAGGATAATGACCAGGGGAGTATTGTGGAGAGGGTAAATTCGCTTGAGCGTGCGGAGATTGCAGCTGACCTCTTGGAAGCGAAGTGGTCGACCAATCTCCCAACCAATAACCGGAGGACAAACAATTCTCCTGGAACACGATCTGAAGGTGAAAATAAAGATGCGAGTGCGATTGACAAAGAACAATCACGACAAATACCTTCCAACAAAGCCTCTGGTCATGATGATATGATTAATTCTCATAGTGAGAACCTTGACGATAATTTTTGGAGCAGTAATGCGAGTGAAAGTCATTTAGAAGAGATGATTAAGCATGATTCTCCATGTACAAGAGTTGATGAGGAGGTTATAGAGTTTTACACATCAAATGGCAATGTAGCTGAGGGGAGTGAGTTGATCTTCGATGAAGTTGCTCCAGAATCAAAAGATCCTGATGCTAGTAGCCAAAGTCATGGTACGTTCAAAGATTCAACGGATTCTCATAGTGAGGTATTGGGTGATAGTTTTGGAAATGATATGAAGCATTTTGAAGAGATAAATTCCCATGAGAAGGTTGTTGAGATTTACAGTTTAGAGACCGGCAAGACAGATGACAAGAGTAAGGTAATATCTGAATTATTAAGAATAGAATCGAATCAAACTGATGTTCAAAGTCCTGGTTCTGTTGCTCTTTCTCATGATACAGGACAGTCATTGAATGAAATATGTAAAGATTCAACCAATGATTTTTCTGTTCTGGAAAATGATGAGGAGAAAACTACTTTCAGCTACTGTGAAACTATAGAAAGCTCAACCCTAAGGTTCAATGTTTCTAATGGCCGAGCTCTTGATGCTGTGGACCTCCTTTCAGGTGGGGGTCGACAGGGAGAGGAAACTTCTGAAGTTCAGTGTGACACAAGTGAACGGATCCTGGCTGTAAAGTCACAACAAGAATCAGGTGCGTGCACAAGTAATGAAAATTTGAGTGGATGTCATGACCAGCATTTGGAGATTTCCAGAGTTGAGGTATCTTCTGTCTCTCAAAACAATCAGTCTGACTGTCCAAATAATGCTGACTCTCCTCCCACTGTGGCTTCTGTACGAACTTTGAATGGCTTTCATTCTTTGCCTGATGGAGTCTTGGAGG contains the following coding sequences:
- the LOC105041372 gene encoding phosphatidate phosphatase PAH2 isoform X2 is translated as MYAVEKLSSYITRGVYTVSGPFHPFGGAVDIIVVQQQDGSFKTSPWYVRFGKFQGVLKAKEKVVSISVNGVEAGFHMYLDHKGEAYFLREFDAGEGDLVVSPTSSGDETDEKMLNGRLKSIQSCDFDAARREPISQMDVGNRKIVKRTSSRRSTIFGLMFGRKSMKDNDQGSIVERVNSLERAEIAADLLEAKWSTNLPTNNRRTNNSPGTRSEGENKDASAIDKEQSRQIPSNKASGHDDMINSHSENLDDNFWSSNASESHLEEMIKHDSPCTRVDEEVIEFYTSNGNVAEGSELIFDEVAPESKDPDASSQSHGTFKDSTDSHSEVLGDSFGNDMKHFEEINSHEKVVEIYSLETGKTDDKSKVISELLRIESNQTDVQSPGSVALSHDTGQSLNEICKDSTNDFSVLENDEEKTTFSYCETIESSTLRFNVSNGRALDAVDLLSGGGRQGEETSEVQCDTSERILAVKSQQESGACTSNENLSGCHDQHLEISRVEVSSVSQNNQSDCPNNADSPPTVASVRTLNGFHSLPDGVLEVEETSNNQIVYSGNETQMEEGETTDFIQVQRLDSADQVKELENVGKGVSVNESCNSNGVNNAQEYSVVSRSVKETIATVLSPEGSEDDQFPFSDTDSFAAKEIGPELSLDDTAVETEDHQMVTAEADVKEPELKDIENEQSFERFCDMSRPHTSPITIPGSRTNESGNELLARSLPNIRSDIHDLEGFNLLHPLSCSLNSKSTSNVLDLLEKKCPNSLKADSQHSREQGRVTPEFVATDIDVENKGEREGTLISPVVELSLCKHLLFEGMGADAACQVFNSEKVNLEKFCALGPSLVKNDKLVIKIGNHYYPWDAAAPIILGMVSFGQEQIFKTQGMIPVDRDEKNIKGDNSRAIVPTGVSWRLWPFNFKRSRTISTIHVAREGFNETDRDSASEKTESLTAENDMLKARSTKKKVRSLTPTSEQLSSLNLKEGRNVITFSFSTAMLGQQQVDASIYLWKWNTRIVISDVDGTITKSDVLGQFMPLVGVDWSQTGVAHLFSAIKFAAGEWISIALSKCTCNFTGPSNKTVPFQP